The following are from one region of the Nitrospira defluvii genome:
- a CDS encoding CHC2 zinc finger domain-containing protein: MKLSPDDIRRARSVNLIEILIELGHKPVSRRPDHALFHSPLRDDRHPSFSVSRVNGAWVWYDFGPGTHGDGIEFIQQTFQLTFPEAVCKLLGYPISFGPTPRRTRKDSNQDQRQRIELARQAYHSAKASMTPEKEAELRQYFLSRQVPYYPHVGAVWMARGEAKTPYIGIPLPGPNVHFMHGVECRALHDVPNELLRATIGIKSPWIMKRGDAAVLVTESILDCLAGDALFGPTFTLCALNGIANVGKLPEYLTRLKAKIVYLALDNDPEPDKGPKAQQEAIVLLTRLGMHVVEVRVHHQAGVKDLHKLLLHAPTRISLFRLTESGIHHQPTSSAPSLCS; the protein is encoded by the coding sequence ATGAAGCTCTCGCCTGACGATATCCGGCGGGCCCGTTCCGTCAATCTCATCGAGATCCTCATCGAACTGGGCCACAAGCCCGTGTCCCGCCGCCCGGATCATGCGCTCTTCCACTCTCCCTTGCGCGACGACCGCCACCCGTCGTTTTCCGTCTCCCGTGTCAACGGCGCCTGGGTCTGGTATGACTTTGGCCCGGGCACGCACGGCGATGGCATCGAGTTCATCCAACAGACATTCCAGCTCACGTTCCCCGAAGCGGTGTGCAAGCTGCTCGGTTATCCCATCTCCTTCGGCCCTACTCCCAGGCGAACCCGGAAGGATTCGAACCAAGATCAGCGGCAGCGGATCGAGCTGGCGCGGCAGGCCTACCACAGCGCCAAGGCCAGCATGACACCTGAGAAGGAAGCAGAGCTCCGGCAGTATTTTCTCTCTCGGCAGGTCCCGTACTATCCCCACGTCGGAGCGGTCTGGATGGCCCGCGGCGAGGCCAAGACCCCATACATCGGCATCCCGCTTCCCGGCCCCAATGTCCACTTCATGCATGGAGTGGAATGCCGGGCGCTCCATGACGTGCCGAACGAACTCCTGCGCGCCACGATCGGCATCAAGTCTCCCTGGATCATGAAGCGCGGGGACGCCGCAGTCCTCGTCACCGAAAGTATCCTCGACTGCTTGGCCGGTGATGCGCTGTTCGGCCCCACATTCACGCTCTGTGCCCTGAACGGGATCGCCAACGTCGGCAAACTTCCGGAGTACCTGACTCGCCTCAAGGCCAAGATCGTCTATCTCGCGCTGGACAATGACCCCGAGCCCGACAAGGGTCCGAAAGCCCAGCAAGAGGCGATCGTGTTACTCACGAGACTGGGAATGCATGTGGTGGAAGTCCGAGTCCACCATCAGGCAGGCGTCAAGGACCTCCACAAGCTCCTGCTTCACGCCCCGACCCGCATCTCGCTGTTCCGCCTCACCGAGAGCGGCATTCACCACCAGCCCACGTCAAGCGCTCCATCCCTCTGTTCGTAA
- a CDS encoding DEAD/DEAH box helicase, which yields MDTRQVPITTFIETFSASLCESAASQLRPIFRPEHRITAQPILNQLKEPLWPPQADVAAAAALVLQQHRGALIVGEMATGKTRTAVGACLIHGSRRVLVMAPPHLLRKWEREITRILPDAPVHQLKSLSSIDRIARTPLPNHLPLFAIISREKAKLSYATKPALVHRRWKGEHGSVDLFCCPHCGDQVRDADETPLTPETLPAKSKCRACGSPLYDFDPNGPRRYALADYICKQHPTLFDTFVVDEIHELKGKATAQGIAFANLMNVTDRVIGLTGTLSNGRSTSVFYLLWRLIPGLKSSYSFHDESRWVDVYGIRETRTTCIDADQVVEHGTQSKRKVYVTVVERPGISPRLIPHLVDKACFLRMEDLDLALPPYEERVDTCELEGPLKAQYEQLFKAAKPLIREARKSRDGHLLSTVVQALVAYPDRCTTEERITNKFGEVKFTLPPLPEPIRYPKERLLLQHIEDNVNRHRRVLVYCTHTGTRDITLRLHQILKQAGFRTAVLTASVQAERREEWIEDRVKAGLDVLICNPRLVQTGLDLLDFPSLRFFESDYNILTVRQAARRSWRPGQQHPVDVRPLIYAGTAQEQAWSLIASGIKASLYTEGDITSHAMAAFNQEDDITIGLIRFILDQNPQLLSAEQAFRDLARAYKDQREVIGESSPQPPVHLLAASAAGDQAFTIPTAEPAPVVLPELSQQLGLFAV from the coding sequence ATGGACACGCGCCAGGTTCCGATCACGACGTTTATCGAGACCTTCAGCGCCAGCCTGTGTGAATCGGCCGCCTCACAGCTCAGGCCCATCTTCAGACCCGAGCACCGGATCACGGCGCAGCCCATCCTGAATCAACTCAAGGAACCGCTCTGGCCTCCGCAAGCGGATGTCGCCGCGGCCGCGGCCCTGGTGCTGCAACAGCATCGCGGCGCGTTGATCGTCGGAGAGATGGCGACCGGCAAGACCCGCACTGCGGTTGGCGCCTGTCTCATCCACGGCTCCCGACGCGTGCTGGTGATGGCGCCGCCCCATCTTCTCCGCAAGTGGGAGAGAGAAATCACACGCATTCTGCCGGACGCCCCGGTCCACCAGCTGAAGTCGCTCAGCAGCATCGATCGCATCGCTCGGACCCCGCTGCCCAATCATCTCCCCCTCTTTGCGATCATCTCCCGTGAAAAGGCCAAGCTGTCGTACGCCACGAAACCAGCCCTGGTCCACCGACGCTGGAAGGGTGAGCACGGATCGGTTGACCTCTTTTGCTGTCCCCACTGTGGGGACCAGGTTCGGGACGCTGACGAGACACCCCTCACCCCGGAGACCTTGCCGGCGAAATCGAAATGCCGCGCCTGTGGCTCTCCCCTGTACGACTTTGATCCGAACGGGCCACGCCGGTACGCCTTGGCCGATTACATCTGCAAGCAGCACCCGACCTTGTTCGATACGTTCGTGGTTGATGAGATCCACGAGCTGAAGGGCAAGGCCACGGCGCAAGGTATCGCCTTTGCGAATCTCATGAACGTCACGGACCGGGTCATTGGATTGACGGGTACGCTTTCGAACGGACGCAGCACGTCGGTCTTCTACCTCCTCTGGCGCCTCATTCCCGGCCTCAAGTCGTCGTACAGTTTCCATGATGAATCCCGTTGGGTCGATGTCTACGGCATCCGCGAGACCCGCACCACGTGCATCGATGCCGACCAGGTGGTCGAGCACGGAACCCAGTCGAAACGGAAAGTCTACGTGACCGTCGTGGAACGGCCGGGGATCTCGCCCCGGCTGATCCCGCACCTGGTCGACAAGGCCTGCTTCCTCCGGATGGAAGACCTGGATCTCGCGCTCCCTCCCTATGAGGAACGTGTCGACACGTGCGAACTCGAAGGCCCACTCAAGGCCCAGTACGAGCAACTCTTCAAAGCGGCCAAACCGCTGATCCGGGAGGCCAGGAAATCCCGCGACGGGCACCTGCTGTCAACGGTCGTTCAGGCACTGGTGGCCTACCCGGACCGTTGTACAACGGAGGAACGAATCACCAACAAGTTTGGAGAGGTCAAGTTCACCCTTCCGCCGTTACCTGAGCCGATCCGATATCCGAAAGAACGCCTGCTCCTGCAACACATCGAAGACAACGTGAACCGGCATCGCCGGGTCCTCGTGTACTGCACCCATACGGGGACCCGCGACATCACGCTCCGCCTGCATCAGATTCTGAAGCAAGCAGGGTTTCGCACGGCCGTGCTCACGGCTTCGGTCCAAGCCGAACGCCGTGAGGAATGGATTGAGGACCGGGTGAAGGCCGGCCTTGATGTGCTGATCTGCAATCCTCGGCTGGTGCAGACCGGCCTCGATCTCCTGGATTTTCCCAGCCTGCGATTCTTCGAGTCAGACTACAACATCCTGACCGTCCGGCAAGCCGCGCGCCGTTCCTGGCGGCCGGGACAACAGCACCCGGTCGACGTGCGACCGCTCATCTATGCCGGCACGGCCCAGGAACAGGCCTGGTCCCTCATCGCCAGCGGGATCAAGGCCAGCCTCTACACCGAGGGAGACATTACCAGTCACGCGATGGCGGCCTTCAATCAAGAGGACGACATCACCATTGGCCTGATCAGATTCATTCTCGACCAGAATCCTCAGCTCCTGAGCGCGGAACAAGCCTTCCGCGACCTCGCGCGCGCCTACAAGGACCAGCGGGAAGTCATTGGCGAGTCGTCACCTCAGCCCCCAGTACATCTCCTGGCCGCCTCCGCGGCAGGAGACCAAGCTTTCACGATTCCGACAGCCGAGCCGGCTCCCGTGGTGCTCCCAGAGCTCTCGCAGCAACTCGGTCTCTTCGCCGTCTGA
- a CDS encoding DUF6094 domain-containing protein: protein MRTIARAKAGFYPTPEPVTRAIAELIQNPSGHSGRLCDPCCGLGEPARALAQSLRLVSFGIELDRDRFRESKTILNETLRSDAFATTIQKQSMSLVFLNPPYDDLGKRQRSEPAWLRLLTPALQPGGILVFIIPEPRLTKELRRYLATHYRQVAFFRFPHPEYLAFRQVVILGVKSTSPLRDRRRIDALAQEEIDYQSFEGRLTPVYAIAPQLIPESIEFRSHWVSPEDQLAEAAAHGIWRDPRIHDALDLPVTGPCTPLMPLRKGHLARMIAAGMLNNQTIATGSTRWIIKGFTDKTTKQLPPEEEYFDTPKRHETRTVTRVIEMFVPQIQAWDITEGPTYGQHVIVNCVDHHGEVAPETP from the coding sequence ATGAGAACGATCGCCAGAGCAAAAGCGGGATTCTATCCGACGCCGGAACCGGTCACCCGCGCCATCGCCGAGCTAATTCAGAACCCCTCCGGCCATTCCGGCCGGCTCTGTGATCCATGTTGCGGGCTCGGAGAACCAGCACGCGCCTTGGCCCAATCGCTGAGACTGGTCAGTTTCGGGATCGAGCTCGACAGAGACCGATTCCGGGAGTCGAAGACCATCCTCAACGAGACGCTCCGCTCCGACGCCTTCGCCACCACCATCCAGAAGCAGAGCATGTCCCTCGTGTTCCTCAATCCTCCGTATGATGATTTGGGAAAACGCCAGCGCAGCGAACCCGCGTGGCTCCGCCTGCTCACCCCCGCCTTGCAACCGGGAGGCATTCTCGTGTTCATCATCCCCGAGCCGCGGTTGACGAAGGAACTGCGCCGCTATCTCGCCACCCACTATCGACAGGTTGCGTTCTTCAGGTTCCCTCATCCGGAGTACCTCGCCTTCCGCCAGGTCGTCATCCTCGGGGTGAAAAGCACCTCGCCCTTGCGCGATCGCAGACGCATCGATGCTCTCGCGCAGGAGGAGATTGACTACCAATCCTTCGAGGGCCGCCTTACCCCGGTCTATGCCATCGCACCCCAACTGATTCCAGAATCGATCGAGTTTCGCAGCCACTGGGTCTCGCCCGAAGACCAGCTCGCCGAGGCCGCCGCACATGGAATCTGGCGAGATCCTCGCATCCACGATGCGCTCGACTTGCCCGTCACAGGGCCCTGTACTCCCCTCATGCCGCTCAGGAAAGGGCATCTCGCGAGAATGATCGCGGCAGGCATGTTGAACAACCAGACGATCGCGACCGGGTCCACTCGCTGGATCATTAAAGGCTTCACCGACAAGACCACGAAACAACTGCCGCCCGAGGAGGAATACTTCGACACGCCAAAGAGACACGAGACTCGGACGGTGACACGGGTCATCGAGATGTTCGTCCCCCAGATCCAGGCCTGGGACATCACGGAAGGCCCCACCTACGGCCAGCACGTCATCGTCAATTGCGTCGATCATCACGGAGAGGTCGCACCCGAGACACCATGA
- the dnaN gene encoding DNA polymerase III subunit beta — protein sequence MKFTCTRSILLSAIRNLLSLTSNRSTLPILANALLEATPTGLTVLGTDIETGFQGSYDVTVQKPGRVTVNARALCDVIKELGPEHPITWQADEKHVIKLVSGNSRFTLHGMSADDYPQLPAFDEPAQFSIPSTALLTCLQQVLPAVPDQDQRFVLQSVLITISTQPTQESPAIELVGTDGHRLVIAESDAGTWTTSAPQPLIALIPKKAAQLLAALLAQEDTLDVPIAISKELFCVTVKNVILTSRLIEGTYPNYQQVIPVLNGARMEIDREIFEEALHRVAVISRDQTQAVRLALTPDTLTIHAQSADVGEGTESIPAVVAGKEFKTGFNARYLLDALRTCPGKRLQLHMKEPVSPCLIVSPDSHNRWKHVIMPVR from the coding sequence ATGAAATTCACGTGCACCCGCAGCATCCTGCTGAGCGCCATCCGGAATCTGCTGAGCCTCACCTCGAACAGATCCACCCTCCCGATCCTCGCCAATGCCCTCCTGGAGGCCACGCCCACGGGCCTCACGGTCCTGGGCACTGACATCGAAACCGGGTTCCAAGGCTCCTATGACGTCACCGTGCAGAAACCCGGGCGCGTCACCGTCAACGCCCGTGCCCTCTGCGATGTGATCAAGGAACTCGGTCCCGAGCATCCCATCACCTGGCAGGCTGATGAGAAACACGTGATCAAGCTCGTGTCGGGAAACAGCCGCTTCACGCTCCATGGCATGTCCGCAGACGACTATCCACAGCTCCCTGCCTTTGACGAGCCTGCTCAGTTCAGCATCCCCAGCACCGCTCTCCTCACCTGTCTGCAACAAGTTCTCCCGGCTGTTCCCGATCAGGACCAGCGGTTCGTCCTGCAGTCCGTGCTCATCACCATCAGTACACAGCCTACGCAGGAATCACCCGCGATCGAACTCGTCGGAACGGACGGGCACCGCTTGGTCATCGCTGAATCAGATGCCGGCACCTGGACCACCTCGGCACCCCAGCCGCTCATCGCCCTTATTCCCAAGAAAGCTGCTCAGTTGCTGGCCGCATTGCTCGCTCAGGAAGATACGTTGGATGTTCCCATCGCTATTTCCAAGGAGCTCTTTTGCGTGACCGTCAAGAACGTCATCCTGACGAGCCGGCTCATCGAAGGGACTTATCCCAATTACCAGCAGGTCATCCCCGTCCTGAACGGCGCGCGTATGGAGATCGACCGTGAGATCTTCGAAGAGGCGCTCCATCGTGTGGCCGTGATTTCTCGCGACCAAACTCAAGCCGTGCGTCTGGCTCTGACACCTGACACGCTCACCATCCACGCCCAGAGTGCAGACGTGGGGGAAGGAACGGAAAGTATCCCGGCGGTCGTCGCCGGCAAGGAATTCAAAACCGGCTTCAACGCCCGCTACCTGCTGGATGCGCTCCGGACATGCCCAGGCAAGCGCCTTCAACTGCATATGAAGGAACCGGTCAGTCCCTGCCTCATCGTGAGCCCTGACAGCCATAATCGCTGGAAGCACGTGATCATGCCAGTCCGCTAA